In Ignisphaera sp., the DNA window TAGTGTTATAGATCTCGGTAGATATGAACAGAATATGCAGAGAATTGAAGAAATGATAGAGCGAGCAAAAAACGAAGGTGCTGAAGTAGTTTTATTGCCAGCTATGATGAATGGTGTATCGATTTTCGATTTAAAGAAGAACTTGAAGATTAAGAGGGTTACAGAAACTATACCTGGAAAAACTTCTGAGCATTTAGCGAGAATTGCAAATAAATTCAAGATCTATATACTGAGTGGACCCATACTTGAAAGAAGAGGTTCAAAAATATATAGATCGGCATTTCTAGTAGATCCATCAATGAACATTAAATCAGTTATAAGTCAAGTGAACACCCCTTCGAAATTTGGACAAAGTTCTTCACCTCCTGTAGTCAATATCTGTGGACTTACTGTAGGTATATTCATAGCCGAAGATATCCATCTACCAGAACTTTCACTCTTGATGAAGATAACGAATGTTGATATAGTGGTTTTCTATCCATATCCACAGATATCAGTAGATAAAATAACAGCTATAATGAAAACCAGATCATTAGAGCTTAACACAATGATCATAAGTATTGGATATACCATTAGAAGAAAAGATGAAGAAATACTGTTTATGCCCACATCAATAGTTGATGAAAATGGTACCGTTATTCATGAAGTGTTAGATAAATCACCAAAGATAATTAAAGTTAATTTGGATAAAGGTAAATCAAAGATAAATGTAGAGCCTTCGCCTTCTCCATCACATAAAAAGCTACTGAAAGTATTGAACAGAGCTATATCATACTACATCAAATGATAGGGATACTCGATACCGCGCCATATAATTCATTGTAATACTGCACAAAATGAAGACTTTTTACTTGCGTAGCGAAACCACAATAACTCGTCTATTCTTGGCAACTATCTCAACTCCCTGAGACACCGCTGCTCTAAGTAATTTCTTAGCCATACTATATCTTATATTGTATTTCTGAGCCACT includes these proteins:
- a CDS encoding carbon-nitrogen hydrolase family protein; the encoded protein is MSNNVKSVMSVLHSVIDLGRYEQNMQRIEEMIERAKNEGAEVVLLPAMMNGVSIFDLKKNLKIKRVTETIPGKTSEHLARIANKFKIYILSGPILERRGSKIYRSAFLVDPSMNIKSVISQVNTPSKFGQSSSPPVVNICGLTVGIFIAEDIHLPELSLLMKITNVDIVVFYPYPQISVDKITAIMKTRSLELNTMIISIGYTIRRKDEEILFMPTSIVDENGTVIHEVLDKSPKIIKVNLDKGKSKINVEPSPSPSHKKLLKVLNRAISYYIK